In one window of Mercenaria mercenaria strain notata unplaced genomic scaffold, MADL_Memer_1 contig_2850, whole genome shotgun sequence DNA:
- the LOC128552495 gene encoding uncharacterized protein LOC128552495 — METKELITRYELLNGKKWLPNSFYNEALDKLGYTKALVEKRVKIYDNAADCLAGATNRNWPESIYIVVAGSRGEGMAVSLKSDLDTMFVQPAVKCFKIYPTTDSKAVENCVAAFKLDLYDVPEGYTKLRLKHIEWSWEYRKLASRIMKSLKDNNYLKNGQRLIEAVEYGGENVKRESWISKNYRFDEVTGPAQPLQFPLPFSNNCFLSFDHVQAFPCAYVSVLDDWFKRQRQNAWPSSDVLKAVKETDIFVVSVGQSGSKEEKLQWRISLTLAERSLVRSFNDTQIKVYAAMKMLVKHELKPICANITSYIVKNVIFWVFEKRSGTFQRDEFVEILLQSLIYLKDCVTVGCLPNYTIPSRNLLRGKLSQEEACALKEHLNILITEDSTVLLRCPLVYKMAELSGDALKDRLLFRELTDMLYLGVFSVPPHKFDEIQHSFHVTQNAEEYLQVYFKRLLPVIRETNPYGAFTLLKTMADEEVRSQLMKGFLLDYDKMWMD; from the coding sequence ATGGAAACAAAAGAGCTGATAACTAGATATGAATTATTAAATGGAAAGAAATGGTTACCTAATTCATTTTATAACGAGGCCCTTGACAAACTCGGCTATACAAAGGCGCTTGTGGAGAAAAGGGTCAAAATATATGACAATGCAGCCGATTGTTTGGCCGGGGCAACGAATAGAAACTGGCCGGAAAGCATCTATATTGTTGTTGCTGGAAGTCGTGGTGAAGGAATGGCAGTTTCATTGAAAAGTGATTTGGATACGATGTTTGTTCAGCCAgcagttaaatgttttaaaatttatccaACGACAGATTCGAAAGCAGTTGAAAACTGCGTTGCAGCATTTAAACTTGATTTATATGATGTTCCCGAAGGATATACAAAATTACGTTTAAAACATATTGAATGGTCCTGGGAATATAGAAAACTCGCATCTAGAATTATGAAATCATTGAAGGAcaacaattatttgaaaaatggcCAAAGACTTATTGAAGCGGTAGAGTATGGTGgcgaaaatgttaaaagagaAAGTTGGATCAGCAAAAATTACCGATTCGATGAAGTAACCGGACCTGCACAGCCACTCCAATTTCCACTTCCATTCTCTAACAATTGTTTTTTGTCTTTTGACCATGTTCAAGCATTTCCTTGTGCGTACGTATCGGTATTAGACGACTGGTTTAAACGACAGAGACAAAATGCCTGGCCTAGTTCAGATGTCCTGAAAGCAGTAAAGGAAACAGATATATTTGTTGTATCTGTTGGACAGTCCGGTAGTAAAGAGGAGAAATTGCAATGGAGAATTTCTTTAACACTTGCAGAGAGATCTCTGGTACGCTCATTTAATGACACGCAGATAAAGGTGTATGCTGCAATGAAAATGCTGGTGAAACATGAACTGAAACCGATATGCGCTAATATCACTTCATACATAGTGAAAAATGTGATCTTTTGGGTGTTTGAAAAGAGATCGGGCACATTTCAGAGGGACGAATTCGTTGAGATATTATTGCAGTCACTGATATACTTGAAAGATTGTGTAACTGTGGGATGCCTTCCAAATTATACAATTCCGTCAAGGAATTTGCTACGAGGAAAGTTATCACAAGAGGAAGCATGTGCTTTGAAAGAGCATCTCAATATTTTGATTACAGAAGATTCGACTGTTCTACTACGTTGCCCTTTGGTATACAAAATGGCAGAATTATCGGGGGATGCTCTTAAAGACAGATTGTTATTTAGGGAACTGACGGACATGTTATATCTGGGAGTCTTCTCAGTTCCACCGCATAAATTTGACGAAATTCAACATTCATTTCATGTGACACAGAACGCCGAAGAATATCTTCAGGTGTATTTTAAACGCTTGTTACCAGTAATAAGAGAGACAAATCCCTACGGTGCATTCACTCTTCTGAAAACAATGGCGGATGAAGAAGTCCGAAGTCAGTTAATGAAAGGGTTTCTGCTTGACTATGATAAAATGTGGATGGATTAA